In one Fundulus heteroclitus isolate FHET01 chromosome 3, MU-UCD_Fhet_4.1, whole genome shotgun sequence genomic region, the following are encoded:
- the ccdc105 gene encoding coiled-coil domain-containing protein 105: protein MQVQLVPLGSVQIGPASWRDATLRSVQRAQRLVRLVSRCAGSTQKVPSDSSAEPRGDEVQQEERGQNRVPVCRDRRSRAQTAGGTRRPVAPFPPSGLRERCAADSVAVAGEYMRRVREVEGRLRRQAGTVAEEAVKLQRERVHLEKTLRSIRTNLSINGRSSESRSRRPATAKTGRDGADQLLRLERRELMELKRDLEAVLENAVRQQQVLGESSRKLLLCARERARVLDLVPPSCPAGPNVSTVSIQPEPFSHFTPECKQVLESSSLAVHQSQLLREKLRRSLSGAITRQNAAHRSVNDGLVKKIAETISLQQSLTVTSAVTRHAVFRKQREVKLIRHSHDKAQGPESSADVPPREKLDRPLVQVYRRHPGTQLPEAARLCQGSAALRRCLQASEAELLRLQRSGLQLLEDLRGKSAAAQVDASVVRMRRQQVDKRATPAFLQQGAC, encoded by the exons ATGCAGGTCCAGCTGGTCCCGCTCGGTTCGGTCCAGATCGGCCCGGCCTCCTGGCGCGACGCCACGCTGCGGTCCGTCCAGCGCGCGCAGCGCCTGGTCCGGCTCGTGTCCCGCTGCGCCGGTTCGACCCAGAAGGTCCCGTCTGACAGCTCAGCAGAACCCCGCGGAGATGAGGTCCAGCAGGAGGAGCGTGGACAGAACCGTGTCCCCGTCTGCAGGGACAGGAGGTCCAGAGCCCAGACTGCAGGAGGGACG AGGAGGCCGGTGGCTCCGTTCCCACCATCCGGCCTGCGGGAGCGGTGCGCTGCAGACAGCGTCGCCGTGGCCGGGGAGTACATGCGGAGGGTCCGGGAGGTGGAGGGCCGGCTCCGCAGGCAGGCCGGGACCGTGGCCGAGGAGGCCGTCAAGCTGCAGAGGGAGCGGGTTCACCTGGAGAAGACGCTGCGCAGCATCAGGACCAACCTGAGCATCAACGGCAGGAGCTCAGAGAGCCGCAGCAGGAGGCCAGCCACCGCTAAGACG GGGAGAGACGGCGCTGATCAGCTGTTAcggctggagaggagagagctGATGGAGCTGAAACGAGATCTGGAAGCAGTGCTGGAGAACGCAGTGAGGCAGCAGCAG GTTCTGGGGgaaagcagcaggaagctgcTACTCTGTGCCAGGGAACGAGCTCGAGTTCTGGATCTGGTTCCTCCCAGCTGCCCTGCAGGACCAAATGTCTCCACGGTCTCCATCCAACCAGAACCTTTCAGCCATTTCACTCCAG AATGCAAGCAGGTGTTAGAGTCTTCTTCTCTGGCCGTCCATCAGTCACAGCTGCTGAGGGAGAAACTGAGACGCTCGCTGAGCGGCGCCATCACCAGGCAGAACGCCGCCCATCGCAGCGTGAACGACGGTTTGGTGAAGAAGATCGCAGAAACAATCAGCCTGCAG CAAAGCCTGACGGTGACGTCTGCCGTTACCAGACACGCCGTGTTTCGCAAGCAGAGAGAAGTAAAGCTCATTCGCCACAGCCACGACAAAGCTCAG GGCCCTGAAAGCAGCGCTGACGTCCCGCCCCGGGAGAAGCTGGACAGGCCCCTGGTGCAGGTCTACCGGAGACACCCGGGGACTCAGCTGCCTGAAGCCGCTCGCCTCTGTCAG GGCAGCGCGGCGTTGAGGAGATGTCTGCAGGCCTCTGAGGCGGAGCTGCTGAGGCTGCAGCGCTCAgggctgcagctgctggaggacctgAGGGGAAAGtctgcagcagctcaggtggacgCCTCAGTGGTCCGGATGAGGAGGCAGCAGGTCGATAAGCGAGCCACGCCCGCTTTTCTGCAGCAGGGAGCGTGTTGA